The genomic stretch TACGCACGACACGCCGGAGCGAACGGCCGCGGCGTTCGCGCTGGGGGTGTTCTTCGGGTTCTCGCCTCTGCTTGGGTTTCACACTGTCCTCGGACTCGTCTTCGCGTTTGCCCTGAGCCTGAATCGCGTCGCAGTGCTGCTGGGGATCTACTCCAACCTGCCCTGGATCCTCCCGGCGTACTACACGCTCGCGACGGCGGCCGGCGCAGCCGTACTCCGGGTCCCCATCAAACCGCGCCTGCTGAAGGAACTGACCGCGGCACTGGCCGACGGTTCCTGGACGGATTTTCGTCTCCTGGCCCACGCGCTCACGCCGCTGGCGTGGGCCTACGTTCTAGGCTCCACCGTGGGCGCCATTTTGCTCAGCCTCATCGCGTATCGCGTCTCCCTGACGATGATCGTGGCTCATCGCCGCCGGACAGAGCACATCGTAAGCGACTGAATTGTAAGAAGTTACAATTCACGACGGTCGGTGTTTGGGCTTTTGACTGAACGCCACCGGCGCCCTATAGTGTCTTGGGTGGCGGGCCAAGCCCGCCAGCCGCCAGCCCCATGCTGATGTCGATTTCCCGATCGTTCACCCGCAAGCTTGCGGCAACGACCACGGTAGCGGTGGGGCTGGCGTTGATGTACGAGTCGAAGGTGATCGACTTCAGCGACATCTCGCTCCCGCTCGAAACGACTGATGCGGCGTCGCTCGCCGACGCGGTCCCGGCGTCGGGCATCCAGCACCTGCAATTCGCCGCCACCGCTTACTGCAAGGGTTCGACGACCGCCTCGGGCGTGAACGTGCGGACCGGCATCGCCGCCGCCGATCCCGGGCTGCTTCCGGTCGGGTCGGTCATCCAGGTGTATCGCCTGGGCGAGCGCTATAACGGCATCTACACGATCATGGACACGGGTCCCTCCGTTCAGGGGCGCCACATCGACATCTACATCTGGAACTGCAACGAAGCGCTGCAGCTCGGACGCCGCGACATCGCCATCAACGTCCTGCGACTCGGCTGGAACCCGACTGCGAGCAAGCCCAATCTGATCCAGCGCCTCTTCCGCCAGCGCGAGGCGGCCCGTCTGGAGGCCCAGGCTCCGTTACCTTCGCGCCCCATCGAAATCCACTAGACGGGACCACTTTTCACGCGGCCGAATACCAGCTTCGATTCTTCTATTGAGAGGCTGGAGCCTCGATCGATGAAGAATGGGCACTGGTCTCCGGCTCGTGGGGAGCGACGCCCAGGCGCTCCTGATTTCTGTACTGCAGTTGATACAGCTTGTAGTAGATCCCCCGCATCGCGAGCAGTTCCTGGTGCGTGCCGGCTTCCCGCAGCTGCCCTTTGTGCAGCACCAGGATCTTGTCCATGTCCTGGATCGTCGATAGCCGGTGCGCGATCGCGATCGTCGTCCGTCCGGACATCAGCACGTGCAGCGCGTCGCGGATCAGAATCTCGGTTTCGGTGTCGACGCTCGACGTCGCTTCGTCGAGCACCAGGACGCGCGGGTCGAAAGCGAGCGCGCGCGCGAACGAGAGCAGCTGTTTCTGACCGACCGAGAGCGTCGCTCCACGCTCCGCGACCGCCGACGCATAGCCGTGCGGCAGACGCGACACGAACGAATCCGCGTGCACCGCGGCGGCGGCGTGGCGAACCGCGGCGTCGGAGATGTCAGCGCCCAGGCGGATGTTGTCGGCAACCGTGCCCGAGAACAGTTGCACGTCCTGCAGCACCAGGCTGAACAGCGCGCGCAGCCGTTCCAGATCCGTCTCGCGCACATCGGTCCCGTCGACCACGACGCGGCCGCGGGTCGTGTCGTAGAAGCGCAGGAGGAGATTGATGATCGTCGACTTCCCGGCGCCGGTCGCCCCGACGATGCCGACGCGCTCGCCCGGAAGGACCTCGAACGACACGTCGCGCAGCACGTAGTCCGGCTCTCCCTCGGCGGTCTTGCCATAGGCGAACCAGACGTGGTCGAAGACGATATGCCCGGACGTCTTGGATTGGATGTCCGGCGTCAGCGGTCCGGCCGGCGGCGACTGGATGGCCACCGGTTCGTCGAGCAGCGTGAAGATGCGCTCGGAGGACGCCATCGCCGCCTGCAGGATGTTGAACTTCTCCGACATGTCGGAGATGGGGCGGAAGAAGCGCTGCGAATAGAGCAGAAAGGCGACGAGCGACCCGAGTGTCAGCGAACCCTGCAGCACCCAGCGCCCGCCGAACCAGATGGTCAGCGCCGCCGCCAGCGCGCCGATCACCTCGACCGCAGGGTAGAACGCGGCGTAGTAGAAGATCGATTCGATGTTGGCGGTCCGGTGTTTCTGGTTGATCGCGTCGAATTCGCTGAAGGCGCGGCTCTCGCGGCGGAAGAGCTGGACCGTCGCCATGCCGGTGATGTGTTCCTGCAGGAACGCGTTGATCCGGGCGATCAGCCGCCGTACGGTCCGGTACGATTCGCGGACGTTGCGACGGAACCACTGCGTGACCACGACGATGAGCGGCAGCACCGCGAACGCCACCAGCGCGACGCGCCAGTTCATCGACAGCATCACGATCATGATGCCGGCAAGGGTGAAGACGTCGCCGAAGATGGAGACGACGCCGGAGGTGAAGAGGTCGTTGATCACATCGACGTCGGTCGTGACGCGAGTCATCAGCCGTCCCACCGGGCTGCGGTCGTAGAACCGCAGGTCGAGCCGCTGCAGATGGCGATAGGTCTCCATCCGCATATCGAACATGATCCGCTGGCCGGTCGTCTGCAACAGCCACGTCTGAGTGAACTCGAGGCAGAAGCCGCCGGCGATCACCAGCAGGTAGGCAAACGCGATGCGGTCGACGCCGTCGAGGTCGCGTGAGGGGATGAAGCGGTCGATGGCCAGCTTCATCAGATAGGGCTGGGCGAGCTGAAGGATGGAATTGGCGATGATCGCCGCCAGCGCCGCCAGCGCGTGGGCGCGGTAGGGGCGCAGATACGCCAGCAGCCGGCGCATCAGCCTCGCATCGTAGTCCTTGCCCAGTATCTCGTCGTCTTGAATCGTCACCGGATCCGTGTCCTCCGCCTCGCCCCTCGCTAACTCGCCTGCAGCTCCTCTTCCAGGAGCTGCTTGCGGTACATCGCCGCGTAGAGTCCGTTCGCCGCCACCAGCGCCGCATGCGTACCGCGCTCGGCAACCCGTCCGGCGTCGAGCACGAAGATGCAGTCGGCTTCACGCACAGTCGAGATACGGTGAGCCACGATGATCGACGTCCGCTGGCGCATCACCGAGCGCAGCCGTGACAGGATCTCCTCCTCCGTATACGTATCGACCGCTGAAAGCGCGTCGTCGAGAATCAGGATCTTCGGATCGACGTACAGCGCCCGCGCCAGCGCCGTGCGCTGCTTCTGCCCGCCCGACAGCGTGATGCCGCGCTCCCCGATCGTCGTCGCATACCCCTTGGGAAAGCCCGCGACATCCTTATCCAGCCGTGCGACCGCCGCACTTTCCCGCTCCTTCGTGTCCTTCGTGTCCTTCGTGTCGTTCGTGCCCCCGAGCACGATGTTGTCAGCGATCGAGGCGGAAAACAGGAAGGGCTCCTGCGGCACGAACCCGATCTCGCCGCGCAGCCGCGCGAGAGGGATTTCGCGGATGTCGACGCCGCCGATGCAGATCGTGCCAGGCGGCGGCTCGTGCAGACGCGGCAGCAGCGAGATCAACGTCGACTTGCCTGCCCCGGTCGCGCCGATGAACGCCGCGGTCTGGCCCCCTTCGATGCGCAGGCTGATGTCCCGGAGCACCGGCTGCCCGCTTTGCGGGTACTCGAACGTGAGGTTGCGGATGTCGATGGCGCCGTCGAGTGCGGCGGTGCGGCCCCGATCGGTCACCGCGGCATCGGTGATCGCGGGCTCGTGGTCGAGCACCTCGAGCATACGCCCCCACGAGGCGAGGCCGCGCTGCAGGATGTTCGTCACCCAGCCGAACGCGATCATCGGCCAGCTGAGCATCACCAGGTAGCCGTTGAACGCGACGAATTCCCCGAGCGTGATGTGGCCGTGGATGACGTCCCGGCTTCCGACCCACAGCACCATCAGCGACCCGAGGCCGAGAAACAGCGTCATGCTGGGATAGAACGCGCCCTGCAGCCGGATTAACACCCGATTGCGCCGCAGGTACTCCTCATTCGATCGCCGGAACCGCTCGATCTCGTGCGCCTCCTGCCGGTAGGCGCGGACCACCCGCACCCCCGAGAGCGATTCCTGGACAACGGCGCTGATGTCCGAGAGCTGCGCCTGGATCTGCTCGAAGCGGCGGTGAATGGCCGACCCGAAATAGCGCACCGCGATCGTCACGAACGGCAGCGGCAGCAGCGCCAGCAGCGTCAGCCGGCGATCGATGGTCAGCATCACGCCGATCGCGATCACGAACACCAGCACGGTATTGGCGGTGTACATCACCGCTGGCCCAATCATCATCCGCACGGCGTTGAGGTCGTTGGTCGCCCGCGACATCAGATCGCCGGTGCGGCGCGCCTGGTAGTACCCGAGGGGCTGCTGCTCGAGCCGGGCGAAGAAGTCGTTGCGGATGTCGTACTCGATGTCGCGCGACGCCCCGATGAGGATCCGGCGCATCAGGAACAGGAAGAGGCCGCGCATCAGCGAGACACCGAGCAGCAGCCCGGCATACAGCGCCAGCTTCTCGCGCGTGACCACGCGATGCAGATCGTCGATGGCGTACTTCAGCACCCAGGGCGCAAGCAGCTGAAACGCCGTCGTCGACACGACGCACGCGAGGCCGGTCAGGAACGCGCGGCGGTGACGATCGACGTAGGGAAGGAGCTTCCGGGCCGGGGAGGGCATCGTTCTCTCAGAGGATAGCAGGCGGCGCCGCGGCAAGGGCCGCGTCGGCGCGCCCGGCGGACGGGCGGGTGTGATGGAAAACAGAGCGCCCGGCAGAAGCCGGACGCCCCGCTCCTCCCAACGACAATCCGAAAGTTTGGACCCGGCCGTACCGTCTGATTGGATCCGCGAGTCGGCGTATCAGGCCAACATGCTGACGCGCTTCAGATTTTTAGGAATCCCGGTCGGATACGCGGTCGATACAGCAAGCGAGATGCCGTCGGCAGGGTCCGCCAGCGCTAGAGGCCGACGCCGGTGAGATCGCCACCCAGCAGCGCATCCTTCATCAGGCGGCTGCCGCAGTCGAGGTGATCTTCCATGCGGGTGCGCGCGCCGGCGGCGTCCCGGCACGAGATCGCCTCGGCGATCTGCTGGTGGGCTTCGGCCGCGTTCTCGCTGAACCGCCCGAAGTTGACGCCGAGCGACATGAAACGATCGATCTGCGCCAGACAGCGCTCGATGAGCTCGAGCGCCAGGGTGTTGCGCGCGCAGGCGGCGATCGCCAGGTGAAACTGGACGTTGGCCGTTTCCGATACGCGGTAGTCCTGGCCGCCGCCCATCGGCACACAGGCCAGCGCGCGCAGACGGGCGATGTCGGCCTCCGTCGCGAGCTCCGCCGCGCGCGCGGCCGCCGCCCCTTCGAGCAGGCGCCGCACGTCGAACGTGTCGTGAATCTGCTGCACGGTGACGCGAGCCACGAAGTAGCCATGGCCAACGACGCGTTCGAGGTAGCCTTCCTGCCAGAGCCGCGCAAGCCCCTCGCGAATCGGCGTGCGGCTCATCCCGTGTTCGCTCGCCAGCCCGACTTCCGACAGCGCGGCGCCGGGACGATACTGCCCTTCGACGATGGCGGCTTTCAGGTTGCGGTACGCGCGTTCGACGTGCGGCGCATCGGCCTTCACGCGTCGAACCGGCCTGGCCTTCACCATGCGGCGGAGTATACCTAGCGGGTCCGACCAGCGGCAATACGTGCTATTCTGACCGCGCCTGCTCCCAGCGGGCGCGTGCCAGGCGGTTTTTCATCAACATTTCCGGGGCGGGAACGACCTATGCGCACGCGTGTGTTTGCATTCACCCTCTGTTGCCTGACCGGCCTTGCCATGGCCGCCCCAGCCGAGGCGCAGTATGGCGCCAGCCACGCCAGCTCCAATCGTGCTACCGGCGAGACCTACCACGTGGAACTGGGAGTCGAGTTCTGGGACCCGGTGCCGGACCCGGTTGTCATCTCGAGCGAGTCGTTGGGGATCATCGGGTCGAACATCGACTTCGTCAATCAGCTCGGCATCGCGCGCACGAAGTTCCGGCAGCTCGACGTGGTACTGCGTCCCGCCACCAAGCACAAGTTCCGCTTCGAATACACGCCGATCGACTACGAGGCGCAGAAGGTCGTCACCGCATCCTTCGTGTTCAACGGACAGCGATACGACATCGGCGTACCGGTCACCACCGAGCTGCAGTGGAAGGCGTACCGCTTCGGTTACGAATGGGATTTCGTCTACCGCGACCGCGGCTTCGTCGGCCTGCTCCTCGACCTGAAGTACACCGACATCCAGGCGACGCTGACCGCGTCGACGGTCGGCGCGTCGCAGTTCACCCACGCACGCGCGCCGATTCCGGCCATCGGGATCGCCGGACGCGGCTACATCGTGCCCAACATCTCGATCTCCGGCGAATTCAGCGCGTTCAAGCTGCCAGACCGCGCGCTCAACACCGACCAGTACTCGGGCAAGTACTACGATTTCAACCTCTATGGCACGGTGAACTTCACCGATCATTTCGGCGCCCAGCTCGGCTACCGCGCCTGGGACATGTACTACAAGGTGAAGCACGACTCCGGATCGATGACGCTGAAGGGACCCTACTTCGGCGCGGTCGCCCGGTTCTGACGGGTCGCCGGCGGGCGCCGCAGTTTCAGACGCCGGTCAGGGTGGTGGGATTCATCGGCCGGCTGATCGCCTGACGTTCCCGCCGCCTACTCCGGCCGCACGAACACGCCGAGGAACCGCGTGTCCGTGTTCCGCCCGTCGACGTCGGACGGCCGGAAACCGGCTTCGGATCGGATGCGCAGGAACACTGTGCCGGGCGCAACGAGAGGGACCTCGATCCGCCGCTCTTCTCCAGGCTTGAGCGCCACGTCACCCCGCCAGCCCGCCGTTTCCAGCAGCACGCGGTTGTCGGCCGCGCCGTTCCTCAGCAGGATCGCCAGCGCCGGAGACGGACGATCGGCGTGGGCGGCGACGGTCGTGTCCCGGCCTCCTCCGACCCAGAAGCCCGACGGCTCGGGGAACGCGCGATCGTCGAGGAAATAGACCACGCTCGCGCCGTAGCGGACCGCGCGGCGTGCCGTCTCGTGGGGGGCCTGGCCGGACGCCATCGACACCGGCCGCAGCGCGATCGCGTCGAGCTGATCGCGCGCGCCTTCGTCGGCCCGCACCGTCAGCGCCCGCACGTCCACCGGGAGATCGATCCGGACGCCGGCGTCGAAAGCGCC from Vicinamibacterales bacterium encodes the following:
- a CDS encoding DUF2062 domain-containing protein, coding for MQLLSPRMRHWLDQMLHTHDTPERTAAAFALGVFFGFSPLLGFHTVLGLVFAFALSLNRVAVLLGIYSNLPWILPAYYTLATAAGAAVLRVPIKPRLLKELTAALADGSWTDFRLLAHALTPLAWAYVLGSTVGAILLSLIAYRVSLTMIVAHRRRTEHIVSD
- a CDS encoding 3D domain-containing protein, which encodes MLMSISRSFTRKLAATTTVAVGLALMYESKVIDFSDISLPLETTDAASLADAVPASGIQHLQFAATAYCKGSTTASGVNVRTGIAAADPGLLPVGSVIQVYRLGERYNGIYTIMDTGPSVQGRHIDIYIWNCNEALQLGRRDIAINVLRLGWNPTASKPNLIQRLFRQREAARLEAQAPLPSRPIEIH
- a CDS encoding ABC transporter ATP-binding protein, whose translation is MTIQDDEILGKDYDARLMRRLLAYLRPYRAHALAALAAIIANSILQLAQPYLMKLAIDRFIPSRDLDGVDRIAFAYLLVIAGGFCLEFTQTWLLQTTGQRIMFDMRMETYRHLQRLDLRFYDRSPVGRLMTRVTTDVDVINDLFTSGVVSIFGDVFTLAGIMIVMLSMNWRVALVAFAVLPLIVVVTQWFRRNVRESYRTVRRLIARINAFLQEHITGMATVQLFRRESRAFSEFDAINQKHRTANIESIFYYAAFYPAVEVIGALAAALTIWFGGRWVLQGSLTLGSLVAFLLYSQRFFRPISDMSEKFNILQAAMASSERIFTLLDEPVAIQSPPAGPLTPDIQSKTSGHIVFDHVWFAYGKTAEGEPDYVLRDVSFEVLPGERVGIVGATGAGKSTIINLLLRFYDTTRGRVVVDGTDVRETDLERLRALFSLVLQDVQLFSGTVADNIRLGADISDAAVRHAAAAVHADSFVSRLPHGYASAVAERGATLSVGQKQLLSFARALAFDPRVLVLDEATSSVDTETEILIRDALHVLMSGRTTIAIAHRLSTIQDMDKILVLHKGQLREAGTHQELLAMRGIYYKLYQLQYRNQERLGVAPHEPETSAHSSSIEAPASQ
- a CDS encoding ABC transporter ATP-binding protein, whose translation is MPSPARKLLPYVDRHRRAFLTGLACVVSTTAFQLLAPWVLKYAIDDLHRVVTREKLALYAGLLLGVSLMRGLFLFLMRRILIGASRDIEYDIRNDFFARLEQQPLGYYQARRTGDLMSRATNDLNAVRMMIGPAVMYTANTVLVFVIAIGVMLTIDRRLTLLALLPLPFVTIAVRYFGSAIHRRFEQIQAQLSDISAVVQESLSGVRVVRAYRQEAHEIERFRRSNEEYLRRNRVLIRLQGAFYPSMTLFLGLGSLMVLWVGSRDVIHGHITLGEFVAFNGYLVMLSWPMIAFGWVTNILQRGLASWGRMLEVLDHEPAITDAAVTDRGRTAALDGAIDIRNLTFEYPQSGQPVLRDISLRIEGGQTAAFIGATGAGKSTLISLLPRLHEPPPGTICIGGVDIREIPLARLRGEIGFVPQEPFLFSASIADNIVLGGTNDTKDTKDTKERESAAVARLDKDVAGFPKGYATTIGERGITLSGGQKQRTALARALYVDPKILILDDALSAVDTYTEEEILSRLRSVMRQRTSIIVAHRISTVREADCIFVLDAGRVAERGTHAALVAANGLYAAMYRKQLLEEELQAS
- a CDS encoding GntR family transcriptional regulator translates to MVKARPVRRVKADAPHVERAYRNLKAAIVEGQYRPGAALSEVGLASEHGMSRTPIREGLARLWQEGYLERVVGHGYFVARVTVQQIHDTFDVRRLLEGAAAARAAELATEADIARLRALACVPMGGGQDYRVSETANVQFHLAIAACARNTLALELIERCLAQIDRFMSLGVNFGRFSENAAEAHQQIAEAISCRDAAGARTRMEDHLDCGSRLMKDALLGGDLTGVGL